From the Streptomyces sp. NBC_00390 genome, the window CGAGGCGAAGGAAGGGGTGGACATCAAGGACGAGAACCAGACCCTCGCCACGATCACCCTGCAGAACTTCTTCCGCCTCTACGGCAAGCTGTCCGGAATGACCGGTACGGCCATGACGGAGGCCGCCGAGTTCCACCAGATCTACAAGCTCGGCGTCGTCCCGATCCCGACGAACAGGCCGATGGTCCGTCTGGACCAGTCCGACCTGATCTACCGCACCGAGGTCGCCAAGTTCGCCGCGGTCGTCGACGACATCGTCGAGAAGCACGACAAGGGGCAGCCGATCCTGGTCGGCACCACCTCGGTCGAGAAGTCCGAGTACCTCTCGCAGCAGCTGAACAAGCGCGGTGTGCAGCACGAAGTCCTGAACGCCAAGCAGCACGACCGGGAGGCGACGATCGTCGCCCAGGCGGGCCGCAGGGGCGCCGTCACCGTCGCCACCAACATGGCCGGCCGCGGTACGGACATCAAGCTCGGCGGCAACCCCGACGACCTCGCCGAGGCGGAGCTGCGCCAGCGCGGCCTGGACCCGGTCGAGCATGTCGAGGAGTGGGCCGCGGCGCTGCCCGCCGCGCTGGAGCGCGCCGAGGCGGCCGTCAAGGCCGAGCACGACGAGGTCAAGGAGCTCGGCGGTCTGTACGTGCTGGGCACCGAGCGGCACGAGTCGCGGCGTATCGACAACCAGCTGCGCGGTCGTTCCGGCCGTCAGGGCGACCCGGGCGAGTCCCGCTTCTACCTGTCGCTCGGCGACGACCTGATGCGGCTGTTCAAGGCGCAGATGGTCGAGCGCGTGATGGCCATGGCCAACGTGCCGGACGACGTCCCGATCGAGAACAAAATGGTGACGCGCGCGATCGCGTCGGCCCAGTCGCAGGTCGAGCAGCAGAACTTCGAGACGCGTAAGAACGTGCTCAAGTACGACGAGGTGCTCAACCGGCAGCGCGAGGTCATCTACGGTGAGCGCCGCCGCGTCCTGGAGGGCGAGGACCTGCACGAGCAGATCCGCCACTTCATGGACGACACCATCGACGCCTACATCGAGGCCGAGACCGTCGAAGGCTTCGCGGAGGAGTGGGACCTGGACCGCCTGTGGGGCGCGTTCAAGCAGCTCTACCCCGTGAAGGCGTCGATCGAGGAGCTGGAGGAGGCGGCAGGCGACCGGGCCGGTATCACCGCCGAGTTCATCGGCGAGTCGATCAAGGAAGACATCCACGAGCAGTACGACGAGCGCGAGAAGCAGCTCGGCTCGGAGATCATGCGCGAGCTCGAGCGCCGTGTCGTGCTGTCGGTCCTGGACCGCAAGTGGCGCGAGCACCTCTACGAGATGGACTACCTCCAGGAGGGCATCGGCCTGCGCGCAATGGCGCAGAAGGACCCCCTGGTCGAGTACCAGCGCGAGGGCTTCGACATGTTCACCGCCATGATGGAAGGCATCAAGGAGGAGTCCGTCGGCTACCTGTTCAACCTGGAGGTCCAGGTCGAGCAGCAGGTCGAGGAGATCCCGGTGCAGGACACGGCGGAGAAGACGTCGCTGGCCAAGCAGGACGCCGTGCCTGCGGGCGCCGGCCGGCCGGAGATCCGTGCGAAGGGCCTGGACGCCCCGCAGCGTCGCGACCGGCTGCACTTCTCGGCTCCGACGGTGGACGGCGAGGGCGGCATCATCGAGGGTGACCTCGTCGACGACGACGGCTCGGCACGGTCCGAGTCGGACGGGATGACGCGCGCGGAGCGGCGCAAGGCGCAGAAGGGTGCCAGCCGGCGCCGCAAGAAGTAGGCGTGCGCGGTGAGTACCACATGAGGGCCGGGGCCGGACACCGAGCAGGGTGTCCGGCCCCGGCCTCTTGCGTATCCCGACACGCGGCTCGGTCCTGGTGGTCGTGGGTGAGCAGCTTCTTTGCATCGGCCGCGCTCGCGACGAGCGCTGAGCCGCCAGGACGAGGAGCAGTTCGTCACGGTCCTCGGCTCTCCACGACGTGCCCTCCGGCACGCCGGGCCAGTGCGGGCAAGGCGCCAGGCGGGTGGACGGGGGCGTCTGGCGCCCTTTGCTGCCCCCGGGAGGGAAGAGGCCCGGCCGGGCCGGACCGGGCGGCCTGACGGCCGCCCAGTGGGCGCGGTCGTACCGGTCCGCGGGTCCGATCGACCCGACCGGGCCCGGTGCCGGCCGGGTCGACGGTGAAGTCGCCCCGTCCGCCGGCTCCGAGCCGACTCCGCCTCGCCCGGGCGGGTGTTCCCGCCGTGTGCCCGGTCCGGTCCGGGAGGGACCGGTCGCTCCGCCCTCTGGGTGCGTGCCCGGTCCCGTCCGTGTCCTTGGTGTGCGGCTCTGGGGCCCGCCCGGGACTGGGGCGCCCGTCCACTTGGGATCAGGCCGGGTGCCACTCGGCCCCGCGCGTCCCTTCGTGGCCGGCGGGGGCCGGCCGGGGCCCGCCCCGGTCCGGTGCGGGGTCCGTTCCACCGGGTGCGGCCGGGTGCTCCGGTGCGAGCCGTCCACCTGGTGTCCCTCCGAGGGCCCCGGCGCAGGTCCGGTGCGGCCCCGTTCTCTCGTGTACCCAGGTCAGCCCGCCCCCGTCCGTTCGCCGCCCAGTTCCACCGCCGCGCAGCGCCAGCGCAGGTCCCGGCCCTGTTCCAGGCGGAAGGCCATTGCGCTGACCCGGTCGCCCGAGCCGATGCGGGCGAAGGCCT encodes:
- the secA gene encoding preprotein translocase subunit SecA, yielding MSVFNKLMRAGEGKILRKLHRIADQVNSIEEDFVSLSDAELRALTDEYKERHANGESLDDLLPEAFATVREAAKRVLGQRHYDVQLMGGAALHLGYVAEMKTGEGKTLVGTLPTYLNALSGKGVHLITVNDYLAERDSEMMGRVHKFLGLSVGCILANMTPAQRREQYNCDITYGTNNEFGFDYLRDNMAWSKDELVQRGHNFAVVDEVDSILVDEARTPLIISGPADQATKWYGDFAKLVTRLTKGEPGNPLKGIEETGDYEVDEKKRTVAIHESGVAKVEDWLGIDNLYESVNTPLVGYLNNAIKAKELFKKDKDYVVIDGEVMIVDEHTGRILAGRRYNEGMHQAIEAKEGVDIKDENQTLATITLQNFFRLYGKLSGMTGTAMTEAAEFHQIYKLGVVPIPTNRPMVRLDQSDLIYRTEVAKFAAVVDDIVEKHDKGQPILVGTTSVEKSEYLSQQLNKRGVQHEVLNAKQHDREATIVAQAGRRGAVTVATNMAGRGTDIKLGGNPDDLAEAELRQRGLDPVEHVEEWAAALPAALERAEAAVKAEHDEVKELGGLYVLGTERHESRRIDNQLRGRSGRQGDPGESRFYLSLGDDLMRLFKAQMVERVMAMANVPDDVPIENKMVTRAIASAQSQVEQQNFETRKNVLKYDEVLNRQREVIYGERRRVLEGEDLHEQIRHFMDDTIDAYIEAETVEGFAEEWDLDRLWGAFKQLYPVKASIEELEEAAGDRAGITAEFIGESIKEDIHEQYDEREKQLGSEIMRELERRVVLSVLDRKWREHLYEMDYLQEGIGLRAMAQKDPLVEYQREGFDMFTAMMEGIKEESVGYLFNLEVQVEQQVEEIPVQDTAEKTSLAKQDAVPAGAGRPEIRAKGLDAPQRRDRLHFSAPTVDGEGGIIEGDLVDDDGSARSESDGMTRAERRKAQKGASRRRKK